From the Cyanobacteriota bacterium genome, the window TCCTTTCCAGCAGTATGTGGGCACGAGTTGGAGCTATTTGCAGCGGCGCTACAAGATTGCACAGTAGAGCGCACTCATTGGTTAGTGAATGGCGAACATCGTTGTGGATATTTGATTCAGGCTACGAGTTAGTTCAGATCCTATTTGCGAGCTATGACATCATCGCCCCTAAAACCAGATTTGGGACTGTACCAAGCTAAGTATTGGTTGCGCGATCGCCTTCGACACCTACCAGGCATTAGCCACTTGTCTCCCAATGCCTTATCGGTGTTGGCCTTTGTCCCAGGTTGCTTGGCGGCCTACTGTCTCTATCGGCAATGGTGGTTAGGGGCTGTGGGGGCGATCGTGGCTCGCATGGTGATTAACACCCTAGATGGCCTAGTCGCTGAGGAATTTAATAAGACCTCTAAGCTGGGAGCTTATCTTAATCGGTTACCTGGCGAGTTTACTGATGTCCTAATTGTGTTAGGGCTGTGGAACGTGGGGGAATTTCCTTGGACGCTGGCTCTGGTAGTGTTGGTAGGCTGGGTACAGATGTTTGGCTTGCTGGGCCTCGTGGCTGACAGCAAAATTCAGTCCGTAGGCCCCTGTGGACAGACTGATCGCCTTGCTATTCTGGCGATTGCCTGTCTAGCTACCTTGGCAGTCGATGCCTATCAAGTTTGGCGCTACGTGATTCCAGGGTTATGTATCGGGTGTGGAGTGACGATTGTGCTGCGAATTTATCGATCGCTGAAGGATATTAGCCAGCAGGTACCCAGTAACTCCTAGCTGCTAGATAAGCCGAGAGGTAGCACTGAATCAACCCCCAAATCTCTTCAAATTTCATAAACAATCTTCACATTGTAGGGGAAGAAATTTGTTATCCTTTATCAACCGAAATTCAGCCCAGTTATCCTAGATGCCCTAGAGAGTTAGCCATCGGGACAGTTAGCAAACTGGTTGTTTTCCTGATTGGTAACCGAGGGTGCTAGCTATAGTAAGTCACTGGTGCAGACTACACATCGAAGGAGTTGAGCATTGATGGCACCTAACAGCAAGTACGCACAACTATTGCAGTTTTTAGAAGAGGAACTGGCCCTGTCACCCTCGTCGATTAACATGGCCTTGCGTCATCGTGAGCAAGATCCTGGTCCATTGCCAATGATTTTGTGGAACTATGGGCTAATCACCCTAGAGCAGCTAGAGCGCATTTTTGAATGGCTAGAAACAGCCTAAACGTCACCCTCAAGTGGGGGCACGATCGCCAATTTGTTGGTGTTCACGTTCTCCAAAAATAGCCGCAGCGTAGCGATACACCTTAAATTCCAAAAAGTTACCAAACGGATCCTGTAGAAAGAATGTGCGATGTTCCAGTGGAGAGTCAGGAAATCGTCGCTTCGGATGTTGATAAAAGGTAAGTTGGTTGGATTGTGCCCTAGCTAACAGGGCCTCCCAATCGGCCTCTTGGGTAAAGACTAGCCCGAAGTGGCGAGGATAGATGCTGGATTGCGGAGTCAACGGCTCAGTTGTGACATGGGCTACAATTTGATGACCGTACAGATTCAAAATGACAGAATCCTTAGTTTCTCGGCCTACTTCACAGCCTAAGCCTTCAGCATAAAATTGCTTGGTGCGGGGAATGTCAGCTACTGGAAATGCTAGGTGAAAGAGTGTTGCTGCCATTGATGCTGTCACTGATTGGTCTGCCTACGACTAACAAGGTCTACAGGTAACAAGGTCTACAGGTAAGGTCTACAGGTCATCTCAAGATTTACCAGATTCCCCAAGTCTATGACAATCCCCATACCTATGGATCATAACAGTCCATAACTGCAATCTCACCTAGCCACACTGATTGACGCAGGTTGAACCAAACTTGGCAGGACTTTAAACTGTTGACCTGGAAACCGTTGATTTGGAAACTGCTGGTT encodes:
- a CDS encoding CDP-alcohol phosphatidyltransferase family protein, producing MTSSPLKPDLGLYQAKYWLRDRLRHLPGISHLSPNALSVLAFVPGCLAAYCLYRQWWLGAVGAIVARMVINTLDGLVAEEFNKTSKLGAYLNRLPGEFTDVLIVLGLWNVGEFPWTLALVVLVGWVQMFGLLGLVADSKIQSVGPCGQTDRLAILAIACLATLAVDAYQVWRYVIPGLCIGCGVTIVLRIYRSLKDISQQVPSNS
- a CDS encoding DUF2949 domain-containing protein, with product MAPNSKYAQLLQFLEEELALSPSSINMALRHREQDPGPLPMILWNYGLITLEQLERIFEWLETA
- a CDS encoding VOC family protein, with the translated sequence MAATLFHLAFPVADIPRTKQFYAEGLGCEVGRETKDSVILNLYGHQIVAHVTTEPLTPQSSIYPRHFGLVFTQEADWEALLARAQSNQLTFYQHPKRRFPDSPLEHRTFFLQDPFGNFLEFKVYRYAAAIFGEREHQQIGDRAPT